Proteins encoded by one window of Cyprinus carpio isolate SPL01 chromosome B6, ASM1834038v1, whole genome shotgun sequence:
- the LOC109092192 gene encoding protein Wnt-2b-A-like, giving the protein MRGFAGVQSRSKPSGSAHRIYLLFILLLLMFTPSADSSWWYIGALGARVICDNIPGLVNKQRQLCQRHPDLMQSIGEGAKEWIRECQHQFRHHRWNCSTLERDHTVFGRVMLRSSREAAFVYAISSAGVVYAITRACSQGELKICGCDTNRRGRASDEEGDFDWGGCSDNINYGIKFAKAFVDARERMVKDARALMNLHNNRCGRMAVKRFMKTECKCHGVSGSCALRTCWLAMSDFRRTGDYLRKKYNTAVEVTMNQDGSGFMVADRDYKRTTKNDLVYTENSPDYCLMDRLAGSLGTAGRVCNKSSRGMDGCEVMCCGRGYDTTRVNRVSKCECKFKWCCAVECRDCEEIVDVHTCKPHKKPDWLDLT; this is encoded by the exons ATGCGAGGGTTTGCTGGAGTTCAGTCACGCAGTAAACCGAGCGGCTCTGCTCACAGGATTTACCTGCTCTTCATCTTACTGCTGCTCATGTTCACTCCCAGTGCGGACTCGTCTTGGTG GTACATTGGCGCGTTAGGTGCACGGGTCATATGTGACAACATTCCAGGGCTGGTGAACAAGCAGAGGCAGCTCTGCCAAAGACACCCAGATCTCATGCAATCCATCGGAGAAGGAGCCAAAGAGTGGATCCGAGAATGCCAGCACCAATTCCGACACCATCGCTGGAACTGCAGCACGCTGGAGCGAGACCATACTGTGTTTGGCCGCGTCATGTTGCGCA GTAGCCGTGAAGCAGCATTCGTTTATGCGATCTCCTCTGCTGGGGTGGTTTATGCCATCACCAGAGCGTGCAGTCAAGGAGAGCTGAAGATCTGTGGCTGTGACACCAACAGGAGAGGCCGAGCGAGCGATGAAGAAGGCGACTTTGACTGGGGTGGATGTAGTGACAACATCAACTACGGTATCAAGTTTGCCAAAGCTTTTGTGGACGCCAGAGAGAGGATGGTCAAAGATGCCAGAGCACTGATGAATCTGCACAACAACCGCTGTGGGAGAATG GCAGTAAAGCGTTTTATGAAGACTGAATGCAAGTGTCATGGAGTCAGTGGGTCATGTGCTCTCAGGACATGCTGGCTGGCTATGTCTGATTTCCGGCGAACAGGGGACTACTTGAGAAAGAAGTACAATACTGCTGTGGAGGTCACCATGAACCAGGACGGTTCAGGCTTCATGGTTGCTGACCGAGATTACAAGAGAACGACCAAAAATGATCTAGTATACACTGAGAACTCTCCAGACTATTGTCTAATGGACCGTTTGGCAG GTTCTCTGGGTACAGCAGGACGGGTGTGTAACAAGTCTTCCAGAGGCATGGACGGCTGCGAGGTCATGTGCTGCGGCCGCGGGTACGACACCACGCGTGTAAATCGTGTGAGCAAATGCGAATGCAAGTTCAAGTGGTGCTGCGCTGTGGAGTGCAGGGACTGTGAGGAAATTGTGGATGTCCACACCTGTAAACCACATAAGAAACCCGACTGGCTCGATTTGACCTGA